The sequence ATGCAGTTATTGCAGGCTTCTTGAGATCACCACAACTTAAAGCTGTAATTACCAAAGACATTGAAAACTCTGTCAAACTAACTTTGGCTTCTTGGAGAGGCATGCCCCTTGTACTTGTCCAAGAACAAACCAAAAaggtctctctctctctctctctctctctctctctctctaaccatttaattaacttttttcCATTACACcacatttttatttgttttaacttttatCCATTCTCTCGcgatatataatatttttataaaactgtttaataaaattattatatattatgtggataagagtttgagaaaaataaaaatgaaatattcagtatttatttttatttttattatatattgacttatgaagtttttttttttctttctctttgtgGGTTATCTCAGATTACCTTTCAAGTTTTGGTTAAAGCACTAATGAGTATTGGTCCAGGTAATGACCTAGATTTTCTTAAGAgagaatttgaagaatttaTCAAAGGATTAATCTGTTTACCAATCAAACTCCCTGGAACAAGACTATACAAATCTTTGAAGGTACATAATATGTTTCTAAGtcattttttctattagtaCAATCTTATCATTATATgctaaatattaattcatcTCCATATTTGTTGTTAATCCAACCTcaattaaacattaaaatctCAGTTAGCTAAGGGGCAAATATAACAGAAAAAACATTAGTTTCAGAGTTAAATCTCAGTTTAGTTCCTCGAGCTAAACATTAGATGCCAAAATGAGCATTTTCCCattataattgttattatgGTTTACATGTTTGATGGTACAGGCGAAGGAGAAGTTGTTGAAGATGGTGAAGAAGATTGTAgagcaaagaaaagaagcaatggAAAAATGTAATGACGAGGCAAATCTAAGACCTAATGATATATTGGACGTACTGTTACGCGACAACGTTGAAGGAAATGATCATAAGCAATCGGATTTCATCAGCAGCAATATTGTAGAGATGATGGTACCTGGAGAAGAGACTGTACCTATGGCCATGACGCTAGCTGTGAAATTCCTAAGTGACTGCCCCGTCGCTTTAAAACAAATGACGGTAAACCATCTAATCATATGATTCGGAATTTTGATCGAACGGCTAGGATTATTTTTGACGCACAGCATGAATGGTCCCCCCCTCCCTTTTGATGACCTCATGCCGATTTCTCGGTTCTGGTTCATTCAATAAACACTGGTTCTGGCTCTTAGTTACTTTGGCCCAATTCCGATTTTTCCATTtcaaaattcttctttttttttttctaatttaatttctatttctatatttagATTATAATCCCAAACCAGATTTTCATTTACGTAGTATTGAGCTCTagtctaattaatttaaaaatatacttacaatctaaatttaatatttaaataaaataaaataaactattactattactattttatctatatattctctgatagtttaatatatttattttttagattaattttatttttcataaaagttTCTCTGTTTATTACTTCAAAtgctaattttagaaaattaactttattgtaaaataaaaaaatgataagttttaaaatattatagtccaaaataatttaatttaaaatatttttatttatttatttaacaaaaataataaaatttacattaaATTACATAAGAAATTTTgatctatttatataaaaagatttcaaTACACatggaaatattttattaaataaatatatagtaaaattaaatgattataaactacatttcattttttctaaatttatttaaataagagaaaatgaaaaacaaaataaaatgatagatAGTGGGAAAAGATGTGCCAAAGCGGGGGGGAGGGGTAGAATAGTTTGACCTTTTCTTTGGAAAAGGTCATTTTCATTAGACACACGTGAGTACGTGTGAAAAAGATATGGAGCCCATGAAAATGTGTGGACGTTTCCTAGCCGTACGATTTTAAGGATTGAACGGCTGTCGGGTGAGGACCACCTATTAATTCTGTGTCTGTTGGAGTTGAGACCACCATTGCTTTCGTTTCATCGCTATCACCACTACAATCTTCGacaatcttttcttttcttttttttaattattattatttttattttccgcCAAATTCTTCAACTTTGTGTCACTTTTTTTCCGTACTTCTGTCtctccctttcttttcttccttaaaAGGATCTTGCTTTTCTCATGTcaacaaatgaataaaaaatataatttattcttagtcaatgcaattaattataattataattataaataattgttcTCAAGCTTTCTTATAGTAGCAGCAGGTCTCTGCTGTCTATGTACTTACATACAAAGAAGACGCCTTACCATTATATTATGCTGATAATGGAGTTATGGTTGCGAACCCATCTTCTGTGTGTCATGacattatttcatttttcattttttttcttgcatGGAAACCCTCTTTGTggtattaatttgattatgtaTGTATGTAGGAGGAGAATATGGAGTTGAAGAGGCAGAAAACTGATACCTGTGATGAATATGATTGGACTGACTACATGTCCTTGACATTTACTCAAAATGTAAGTCTCATGGAGTGGGAAGTGAAGATGGGGATTTAATGAATAACTATTTgtagtagaaaaaaaaaagaatttatatatatatatatatattatcaaatattgtTCATGCTAAATTTGCCAATTTTTGAAGCTATGTGTATATGTATTCTTATTGTTTTTGTGACACTAGGTGATTAGTGAAACTCTTAGATTGGCAAATATCATTAATGGGGTTTGGAGGAAAGCTCTCAAAGATGTGGAAATTAAAGGCAAGTgctacaatttctttttttctttggtgAATTTGCATGCACTTCATATTTGTGTATGTTTCTattacttaaattaattttcctaATGGCTTTATTTGGAATAATTCATGTGtaattcttttgaaaaatgatGTCATTTTTGGcatgatttcatttctttgaaaatgatgTTTTCTTTTAGGTTGCAACTGATAAACCTTCCCAGATTTCATGTGCATCTTTTTAATGTTTGTTTCTCTTCTTGAAAAGAAACATTTTCTTCCTAATATTATTGAAAACAATAGAATGACATATCTACCTTTTCAGATCATGttcaattttccttttctttttctaagcTTTTATCACCAATCGTACTGgtttacttattatttttcttttaattagcAAACACTGATTTTTCAGGTAATTTGATACCAAAAGGATGGTGTGTCTTGGCATCATTTATTTCTGTTCACATGGACAAAGAAAAGTATGAGAATCCCTATCAGTTTGATCCATGGAGATGGGAGGTAAATACTTGTTTACCTGCTATATTGAGCTTAATATCAGTTCAAGCAAATGGcacaaaattttcttttacctttTGTCTTGATATGTCAACGAGTCTATATAATATTGATCCACCGTGTTATCAAAAGACTCGTCCAATAAAATGATAAGAAATGTAATCATTCTATTGGATGAGTCTTTTAATGATACGGAATTGGAGACCATCATCTTCTATTTCCTTAAAAAAACACACATTAGAATTTTCTGCAGTTGTAAAGTCTGATCTTCAATTtagataaaagataaaagttcGAATCCTCCCCTTTGACTATCATTTTTACACCAATTCGTTGCCAATATAAGCTTCAggattttgtgaattttggAAGGTTTTGTTACTGTCAGaacattatataaaaaattgtatgcatatatataatttgcaGAGAACAGGAACTGCTGTTAACAACAGTTGCTTTACACCTTTTGGTGGCGGACAACGGCTTTGCCCTGGACTGGAACTATCCAGGCTTGAAATCTCAATCTTTCTTCACCATCTTGTCACTACTTACAGGTAATTTtgccttatatatataagggtTCTGCCTTGgcattgatttttctttcttttttccttttatcttAAAAGACACGTTACTCGATCAGAGATGTAGATCACAAAAGGATATGCCATGCAAGGTAAATTCGAGGTATTTCAGTAATAAAATCCAACAGGGCCGGTTGATAGGATGTAATAAACTGGGAGAAGCTAAAAGTATACgtacttaataataaattgcaGACATgaaaacaattatattaatgatGCATGGCTATATCTgctaaacatataaattttgcAGATGGGTAGCTGAAAAGGACGACATTGTCTATTTTCCAACAGTGAAGATGAGGAGGAAGCTACCAATCACAGTCACAACCCTACACCAACCCTACCAATAAAACAcacccaaaagaaaatattagctGGTAGGTGCATTGACAGCCACCAATATATAGATGATGATTAGCCCATATCTAAGGAAAACTCAATCGTGATGTTGCaagttatatataatatctcaattttctcatatttaaggAGAGCCCGTTTGTTAACACCCAAACCTAGCAGGATTGCTACTGCTGGTCGTCCTTATTCCCCAATTAGATactcaaagaagaaaataaagatagcTCGTATGGTCTCGCCTAGCAATTCTGTGTGGTGGCGTCCAGCAGGATTGCTACTGCTGGTCGTCCCCTCTCTCTATTAGTcgctgaaagaaaaaaaaatgaatagacAATGGCTAGACAGTTCCATGAGAGGTGGGATGCCACTGCATGCAGCTGAACATGTGTGTACAGCCATTACATACAgtcttctcttttcttgtttctttttttcaattaattggaaataaatacatatatatatatatatatatatggaaacAAGAGATTCCCTATTATAAGGGTTAGTTCTTGTGTCACTTTCTATTCTCTCTgagaggaagaagagaggagaGGGTGTGTTTGGTTGGGtctataactttttattttttttcaagtccttgagaaatttgatttattgCAAGTGGGGATGATTTGAAACTAACTCCCATATCTAAGTCCCAATCTACTAAATTTCTTGTCTGATTTGATTATAACATTTGTTGGCTGCAACGGGGGAGAGAAGGGGTGGCTAGGAGGGGCCATGGCCCCTCTACCTTCTCTAAGTTTTAGCAGAAAGTTTGGGAATGTATTAACAACTaatattgttaaaattttatgtcaatattgataattatttctcaataataaatttatttactgagtGATTTGGCACAATTATGAGGATTCATGataaataagattaatatgtatttttattaaagaatcTCTTAGCTTAACCTTGTTTATGTAAAAATTAGGGGAGGAAATTGCCACTTCTTTACTATTAGGAGATGTAATTgccattatatataaattctgtGATTACTCTTGTTATAGATATTACAATCTCCACTCATTATTTATATGtgtttgattgaaatttataagatttattgagatttatatgatttatagaatttatttgtaaatttaaaatttatatattttatttaaaataaaagttattttagaatgctatataattaagtttataaaattatttataactaaattaaattttagtgactcaatatatttaataatatcaagatatctctttcaacttttaattttactttttttctcttaaataaaataaattttttaataaattttaactaaacacaatattaatttacattTCAATCATGAATTTTGACTGAATCAAGTCATAAACTCGGGCTATGCTCTTCGAATGGTTATTATATGATCATTCAGATCAACCATAAAAGTCAAggattataaatattgatgGATCCATTTAGAAATCTCCCTATAGAATCCgaatctttttctatttctgtTGGTTTTCTACTAAATGCTGGACCTAATGACCCttttaaagcttttaaaaAGCTGTAAAAAGCTAGTCATTCTGCACTCTTTTTCCTGTTTGGCGTTTTCCTCTCAGggttttattcaaattttttttttggggcAACATTTCTCATATGTTCCCTTTTGTAATCTTCCATTCTTATGGAACAAAAGTAATCTTCTGtcaaaaaattacaaaatgtgtcttatatatatgcaaaaaaatatatattaataattttcttatttactaATAAGGATTTTTGGGTGAATAATACTTTGGCCCCTAAACTAAAGTTTTGGCTCCACCCTGGTTGGCTGTTTTAAAGAACAACAAAGAGGGTCAGTTTGCTTTGGTCCTATATATTGTGGAAGGGGGAGGAGAAGGTGCTCCTGCTTCCTATTTACATACATGGCCCTTTCAATAATGTTTCAGTTGGTGGAGCCTTTGTGTTGATGCCAAACTTTATCGTTGTATTGCTATTTATTTAGTGGTTTCATTCGTTTTACATTTGAGCTAATTTCAAGTTGAGGTAAAACTCAACATGAAGGCAACGGTCTTTTAtgttaaattgaatttagGGGAAAAAATGTGGTTATTACTAGGGGTGTCAAAATAGGTCATGTCACTAACTCATCAAATATGAAAAACGATACGAGTTAGGATAAAGCCTTAATAGATCTGGGTCATTAAACGGGTTGACCCGTTTATGACACGGTTTGAAACGAGTGTGTAACGATTGACTTGCGAACCTATTATAACCCGTTTAATTTTTTGTGTCGTGTTGAATCGTGTCTTGACCCATTTACAAcctgtaaattttaaaagataaaaaataaaaataaaataactatataaaaataaaaataaataaaataaaaaataaaatataacaaataagaCCTAATTAGCAGAACGatcataacaaaaaaatttattaatttatttttatgcctcctttttcttaaaaaaaattaacaaaataatttaattctatttatatgaattttaaaacacGACGATAAAGGGCATACACTGATTGTACTTGGGTTTCaatgattttatttgttgTACTCCTTTAAGAGTACAAATTCACTCTTAGATGGGGTGGTTGAGGGGCGTTAAGGCACCACTGTGTGCTTCAGTGCTTCCCCAATGCCTAGTTCTTATGCCAACTTTTACCTTCAATAAATGCCTTACACTTTGTCTGCCAAATATaagagtaaaataaaataaaattttataaaataattagaggtaaagttttaaaaggaaaagaacagagttttaaattttattttgtttaacaAAAATAGATAGTAAATgaagattttaaaaagtaatataactcttaaaaatcttgaaaaacTTTGTACCAAAACTCAGATGGAGCAAGCAATTGAGCATTTGAATATATTCAAGTGGCATGATccttgatatttaaatttgaatatttgtaTGTTCATGAGAAAATTTGGGCAGATAATATGCTCACAAAATCCCCAaccacaaaataaaaatcaaccCATCCCatatttacaaaattttaCCTTCCTTTACTTTTTATGGTCGCCAGCCAAACAGAGTGTTAAACCAGAGTCGTATATTTTTGAACTTTCTCCAATTATTTATTCCATCTCGGATAGGGTATTTGTGAGACATTCCTGGGCTCTTTACTTCCAGCCACCTGTATCTCGACATCTAGCAAACCACCCCTCTTTAATATCCTCCATGTACAACACCTGACACCTCTTCGCCTCCTGCCAATCTCAATCTCAATCTCAAGTGGTGAgataacataatataatatacaaaaCCAAAAAACACAGCACATAAAAAGAAGCAGCCATGGCAAAtcaatgagaaaacaagcatTGAGCAATAATTCAGCATCCCATACATCAGTAATTCACATGCATAAGTTCTACAAATACAAGGCATTTCATGTTAGTGTGGGACACTCTCATCAAGATAACAACCAACAAGATGAAaacaattaatttctttttctggtgTGACATGCtaaattgcaaaagaaaaacaaaaacaaaaaaaagtttattatCTTGCAAGGAAAATTACATCACTGAGCAACAAAACATAACTTGTCCACAGGAACTGAGTAAAGGATGTGAGGGAGAACCAGCTAAAACACACCCAATGCAGCTGCTGAATGCACTTTTCTAATCCTGCACTTCCACGTACagttcaaaattttcaattcatatATCGACAATGTTATCAAATGTGTGGAAAGACCAAATTCCACTAAGATCAAATGACTAACCCAAtcagcaaaataaaaataatactgcAAAAAGGAGAAGCATATCAGGAACTTTCCGAAGCTAGTTTCAACATCATGCTAGTGCTGGACAAG comes from Ricinus communis isolate WT05 ecotype wild-type chromosome 5, ASM1957865v1, whole genome shotgun sequence and encodes:
- the LOC8279118 gene encoding 3-epi-6-deoxocathasterone 23-monooxygenase CYP90C1, with translation MEWVMGCWVVMGAIVIGWCWFYSNNKKMKMKMKNDSKVKGMKSKMGKKSEVPKGNLGWPFLGETFDFIACGYTSQPVNFMEKRKSLYGKVFKTHILGTPIIVSTDPEVNKVVLQNHGNVFIPAYPKSIRELLGEFSILQVNGNLQKKLHAVIAGFLRSPQLKAVITKDIENSVKLTLASWRGMPLVLVQEQTKKITFQVLVKALMSIGPGNDLDFLKREFEEFIKGLICLPIKLPGTRLYKSLKAKEKLLKMVKKIVEQRKEAMEKCNDEANLRPNDILDVLLRDNVEGNDHKQSDFISSNIVEMMVPGEETVPMAMTLAVKFLSDCPVALKQMTEENMELKRQKTDTCDEYDWTDYMSLTFTQNVISETLRLANIINGVWRKALKDVEIKGNLIPKGWCVLASFISVHMDKEKYENPYQFDPWRWERTGTAVNNSCFTPFGGGQRLCPGLELSRLEISIFLHHLVTTYRWVAEKDDIVYFPTVKMRRKLPITVTTLHQPYQ